The sequence below is a genomic window from Nitrobacter winogradskyi Nb-255.
ATCGTGACCTGGAATGCCTTGTCGTACTCGTTTCCGCAGGTTTCGCATTGAGACATTTTTCTCTCCGGCCGCTTGAGGACGTTGTCGCGCATGATCAATTGCCCGCGACGAAATCTGTTCCACGCGGCGAGTTCCTCAGCTGAACACCTTTTGCGTCGCGAACGAATGGTGGGCGGTCTCGATCAATAGCCCGTCATTTCTAGGTAGCCGACACCCCGGTGGGTGCCGGTGAAGCTGACCGGACCTTCCCAATAGGAAAAGCGCGTTCCCATCCAGCTTGCCGGATTCAGCGGGACGGTGTCGATCGTCATTCCCCGATCTTGAATGATGATACGCCATCCTGTCGGCATCCTGCGACCTGCGACCTCCGTCGTGGCTGTCGGGATCATGTCAGCGGTTCTGGGAGAGAGCGCAGCCGACCGTCCATCCGAACCGATCCAGTTGCCTGTAAGGTAAGGTTCTCCGCGTGTTTGCCGTAACCGATACAGCATCAGCTTCTCGCCGGTTTCGAGGTGCAGCGAGAACCAGTCCCATCCCGTCTGATCCGGGGCCAGCGGCTGACTGCTCCATTCTCGATCCATCCAGGCCTGCCCGATGACATCGGCGGACCTGCCGTCGATCGTGACGGTCCCAGCCGCCGTGAAGTGCGGCTGGCTGTAATAGTAGGATGCCTGTCCGCGTTCGGATTTCACGCTGTGGCCGGCGTCGCCCTGGAGCACGAGAGCCTTGTCAGCTTCAAGCCGCAGTACGTAACTGAACTCCGCGCTCGATGCATTGACCTCAAGCGGCGCAACGTTCATCGCCGACACGCGATCGAGCCCGCGCATTCGCCATGAATCGATCCAGGCGTGAAAAGGGTCTGCATCCACACCGGCTTGGCCCACGCCGCCGCGCGCAAACGTTTCGCCACAGCGATGCGCGTCGGCGCGAGTGACGGCGGCATGGCCCATCCAGACATGCTGGTTCGCCCAACCTTCGCGTTGCGGTCCCGGCTGAATCGCCTGGCGAAACAACGTCCACTGAATACCGAGCGCATCGCCGGCATGATCTCTAAGGTTGGCCGTGAGGTACCACCATTCGATCCGGTAATCCGGATGCGGGCCGTGATCCCGGGGAAATTCAAAACTCTTTCCGGGCATGACGGAAGCGAACCCGGACGCATCACCCCCAAGTCCCGCGAAGTTCTGCGCCAGCGAGGCGCCACGCCCGAAGCCGAGAAAGGCAAGTCCCGTCGCAAATGCGCGGCGCGAGATTTTTGGACTAGCGCTCATTGGAAAATATCCTGATCAGCGCCGCCGGAGGCATGCGCGTCAGCCGAAGGAGCGGAATCAACATCGCCAGCAGCGACGCAAGCATCGCCACAACGACAAGCTCGGCGAGATGCAGCGGAAAGACATGGAACGGCAGACGCCAGCCGAATGCTCTGACGTTGACAACAGCGATCAGGCACCAGGCCACCAGCAAGCCGAGCGGCAGCGCCAGCATCGCCGTGATGAACGCGATGAATACCGTCTTGAGAAACTCGATGCCGGCAAGCTGCCGCCTTGTCACCCCGAGCGCCCATAGCGGCGCCAGTTGAGGAAGACGGGAATGGCTGAGCGTCAACAGGCTGGTGAGCAGCGCCACTCCGGCGACACCGAGCGTAAACGTGTTCAGTGCAGCGGTCACGGCGAAGGTGCGGTTGAAAATTCCTTTCGATTCCATCTTCAACGTCGACTGATCGGAGAGACGGCTTTCGTCGAGATGAAATGCCTTGCGCATGTCATCGATCAGCGGCGCAATCTTGCCCGGCGATACGCGCAGGCCGAACCGGGTCCGCGGCAGACCTGGAAATCGATCCGTGAAGGCGTCGATGTTGACCGCGATCTGCCCTTTAGGGTTGCCGTAATCGGCATAGATCGCCGCGATGCGCAAAGACCAGTCGCCAGTGGGCGCGCCGACATCCAGCCGGTCGCCAGGCCTTAGCTTCAGCCTTCTTGCGAGTTGCTCGCTCACGAGTGCGCCCTCGCCCGACTTAAGGTCGTCCCACGCATTCGGCCGCGACTCCAGCAACGGCCAGAGGTCGCGATAGGTGGCGTGGTCGGCGAGACCAAGAATCTCCACCGGCCGGCCGCCGATCCCGGTCTCGGCGCGACCGCTCGGCAGGATGGCTGTTACCTCCTGGCGGGCGCGCAGGCTCGCTTCGATATCGCGCGCCTGAGCCTCACTCATCGCGTTCACATAGACGTCCGCGGCAAGCCGACCATCCAGCCATGCGGTGAAGGTCTTGCTGAAACTCTCCACCATGGTCCCGACTCCAACGTTAACCGCGAGCGCGAGCAGCAACGCCATCAACGCCAGCGACAGTCCGGGAAGCTGCTGGCGGCTGTCCGCCCAGAACCACAACACAAGCGGCCGCCGCGAGCTTCGCTCGCCGATACGCAGCAGGAATGCGAGCAGCACGGGAAGCACAAGCGCGGCGCCCACAAGCAGCAACCCCAGCACCACAAATCCCGAAATCAGCGACTCGCCGAGGATCAGGACGATGATGGCTGCGACAAGCATCGCGGCGGCCGTGACGCCTTGCCAGCCCAGCCATTGCCGCTGCGATTGCCGCCATGCATAAGGCTGCGCCGCCGCGAGCACCGGAAGCCGGATGACTTTCAACAGGCTCGTCGCCGACGCCGCCAATGTACCGATGGCGCTCATCGCCAGACCCGCGACCCACCATTCGGGCCTGAGGGCCAACGCTCCGGAAACCCGCGCGCCATACAGCCCCTGCAGGCTCGCGGCGACGTTGGGCAGCAACCCCGCGGCGATCAGATATCCGCACACCAGTCCGACCAGGCCGCCGGCGATGGCGAGGACCAGCAACTCGATCAGCAGCAAACCATTCAGCCTCCTCGATGATACGCCGCAAGCGCGCAAGGTCCGGAACATCGGCATGCGCTGCTCGAAGGCCAGACCTATCGCCGAATAGACGATAAAGAGTCCCACAAGAAACGACAGCAGCCCGAAGGCCGACAGATTGAGATGAAAGCTGTCGGTCAGATGTTCAAGATCGGTTCCGGCGTCCGCCGCGACATACCGCAGCATGTCACCGGTGACGGCTTCAAGCGGCGGCGACCGGCTGCGCGCGTCCGCGACCAGCAGACGGGAGAGTTGGCCTTGCAGGTGAAGAATGCCTTGCGCCGCTCCGATATCGACGATCACGACATCCGGCGCGAGTTGCGCGTGAGCCCTAAGTGGCGGCAAGGATGCGCCGTCGTCCGTGCGCAAGCCCGCGCCTTCCGTGCCGGCCAGCGCGATCAATGTCTCCGGCGCGACCAGAGCCTCGCCCGGAGGCGCGATGAACGATTTCAGATCCGGCGCTCCGATCGCCGGAATCGATCCCGCCTGCGCGGGAAACGTCACCGGCTCGATCCCCAGCAAGCGCAATGGCCTTCCCTGAACACGAACCCGCCCTTCGACGACGGGCGAGACTCGCCACCCCGCGCGCCGGAGATCAACGAAAAGCTGCTGAGAGAATGTGGAGCTACGCTGCCCGACCAGCATCGCGGTTCGGGGGCCGCCAAACACCGCCGCGGCCCGATCGTAGCTGGCGCGAGCCTGATGGTTCAACGCCTCCACGCCGCTCCACAAAGCAGTCGCGGAGATCAAGCCCACCATGAGCGTCATCAATTGCAGCGGATGCCGGCGCCAATGGCTGAGCAGAACCGCAAGGACCCAGTATCCCTGCTTCACGCAATCCGTCCGGCGCTCAGTCGAACTTTCCGGTCCAGCTTCGCGGCCAGCCGCGTGCTGTGCGTCGCCATAAGGAATGCGCATCCGGTCCGCTTGACGAGATCAAGCGCGATGTCCGTCACATCGTCGGCCGTCGCCTCATCGAGGTTGCCGGTAGGCTCGTCAGCGAGGAACAGAGACGGCCTGACCGCAAGCGCGCGCCCGATCGCGACCCGCTGCTGCTGGCCGCCCGAGAGTTGTTCGGGATAACGCTTCAACAGAGTGCCGAGGCCCAGCCGATCGACAAGTTCGTTTTGCCAATGGCCGTCATGGCGGCCGGCGATACGCGACTGGAAAGCCAGGTTATCGGCGATCGTTAAGGAGGGGATCAGATTGAACTGTTGAAAAACGAGTCCGATCCGGTCGCGCCGGATCGCCGCGCGATCCCGGTCCGACAATGCGGTCACCTCCGCGTCATCGATCCGGATCGAGCCGCCGTCCGCCTCGTCGAGACCCGCGATCAGATGCAGCAGGGTGCTTTTGCCGCTTCCCGATTCACCGGTCAGTGCAACGCTCTCACCCGCGACGACATGCACGCAGACCCCGCGAAGAACGGCGATCTTCTCCTGCGCCGAACAATAGGTCTTGGTCAGGTTCTGGATAGCCAGCATCGGCGCTTGCGGAATGGGCCTCGCCGCCCCGTCCGTCGTGGACGAAATATCGACCATCGTGCGCATCACTCCCTTTTCCTGGCCTCGCAACCTGGAGCCTTTCCGCTTCTGATTGAATCAGAAGCGGGGCTCTATGATTTTGTTTTGACGCGTTTTCTTCACGCGAACCGGTATCAATCCTCAGGTCAAGCCCGAGGACATGCTTCGCTCGAAAACGCTCTAGCCTCGCAAGTGACACCTTGATCCCGACGCTCCGTGTTCAACCTGCTTGTGAGCACACTCATCCGAAACCACAGTCAAAGCGTTGAATAGCAAAGCTACATCTTGACCGTCACCTTGCGGTTCTCGCCAAGGTTCGGCTTCTTGCCGGTCAGCTTTGCCTTGGCAAACTCGAAAGCAGTCGCGACGCTGCTTGCCGGGCCATCCCATAGTTCCGCGGTAGAGGGGTCAATCTGCAACAGGCATACGCTGGGATCTGCGGGTCCCCCCGGCCACCATACTTCATCTGTCTTGCGCCACGCCGCCCTGGTCATTTCGGCATCGCGAATGATGCAGGCTTGCCCGGTGATCGACAGGTAGGCTTTATCGCTCGAACCGATAAAGGCGAGGCCGATGTCCGGCCTTGCCTTTATCTCCTCCTCCTTCGGGCTGCGAATATCGGTCACGAAGAAAATCAGACCGGCGTCGCGATCCGGCCTTGCTTCGAGCGGCCGCGCGCGCAGCCCACCGGCGAATTGCGTGGTCAGCATGCAGACGCCAACTTTTTCAACGATGTCCCAAACCCGGTCGATGTCATTTTTCCTGCTCATGGCGAGACTCTTCAAGCTGCGAACCTTGATGCGATGATGCTCCATCATCATTAAGACGCGACTGAAGGATTATCTCCAAAAGCATCGCGA
It includes:
- a CDS encoding lipocalin-like domain-containing protein translates to MSASPKISRRAFATGLAFLGFGRGASLAQNFAGLGGDASGFASVMPGKSFEFPRDHGPHPDYRIEWWYLTANLRDHAGDALGIQWTLFRQAIQPGPQREGWANQHVWMGHAAVTRADAHRCGETFARGGVGQAGVDADPFHAWIDSWRMRGLDRVSAMNVAPLEVNASSAEFSYVLRLEADKALVLQGDAGHSVKSERGQASYYYSQPHFTAAGTVTIDGRSADVIGQAWMDREWSSQPLAPDQTGWDWFSLHLETGEKLMLYRLRQTRGEPYLTGNWIGSDGRSAALSPRTADMIPTATTEVAGRRMPTGWRIIIQDRGMTIDTVPLNPASWMGTRFSYWEGPVSFTGTHRGVGYLEMTGY
- a CDS encoding ABC transporter permease — its product is MKQGYWVLAVLLSHWRRHPLQLMTLMVGLISATALWSGVEALNHQARASYDRAAAVFGGPRTAMLVGQRSSTFSQQLFVDLRRAGWRVSPVVEGRVRVQGRPLRLLGIEPVTFPAQAGSIPAIGAPDLKSFIAPPGEALVAPETLIALAGTEGAGLRTDDGASLPPLRAHAQLAPDVVIVDIGAAQGILHLQGQLSRLLVADARSRSPPLEAVTGDMLRYVAADAGTDLEHLTDSFHLNLSAFGLLSFLVGLFIVYSAIGLAFEQRMPMFRTLRACGVSSRRLNGLLLIELLVLAIAGGLVGLVCGYLIAAGLLPNVAASLQGLYGARVSGALALRPEWWVAGLAMSAIGTLAASATSLLKVIRLPVLAAAQPYAWRQSQRQWLGWQGVTAAAMLVAAIIVLILGESLISGFVVLGLLLVGAALVLPVLLAFLLRIGERSSRRPLVLWFWADSRQQLPGLSLALMALLLALAVNVGVGTMVESFSKTFTAWLDGRLAADVYVNAMSEAQARDIEASLRARQEVTAILPSGRAETGIGGRPVEILGLADHATYRDLWPLLESRPNAWDDLKSGEGALVSEQLARRLKLRPGDRLDVGAPTGDWSLRIAAIYADYGNPKGQIAVNIDAFTDRFPGLPRTRFGLRVSPGKIAPLIDDMRKAFHLDESRLSDQSTLKMESKGIFNRTFAVTAALNTFTLGVAGVALLTSLLTLSHSRLPQLAPLWALGVTRRQLAGIEFLKTVFIAFITAMLALPLGLLVAWCLIAVVNVRAFGWRLPFHVFPLHLAELVVVAMLASLLAMLIPLLRLTRMPPAALIRIFSNER
- a CDS encoding ABC transporter ATP-binding protein → MLAIQNLTKTYCSAQEKIAVLRGVCVHVVAGESVALTGESGSGKSTLLHLIAGLDEADGGSIRIDDAEVTALSDRDRAAIRRDRIGLVFQQFNLIPSLTIADNLAFQSRIAGRHDGHWQNELVDRLGLGTLLKRYPEQLSGGQQQRVAIGRALAVRPSLFLADEPTGNLDEATADDVTDIALDLVKRTGCAFLMATHSTRLAAKLDRKVRLSAGRIA
- a CDS encoding pyridoxamine 5'-phosphate oxidase family protein; amino-acid sequence: MSRKNDIDRVWDIVEKVGVCMLTTQFAGGLRARPLEARPDRDAGLIFFVTDIRSPKEEEIKARPDIGLAFIGSSDKAYLSITGQACIIRDAEMTRAAWRKTDEVWWPGGPADPSVCLLQIDPSTAELWDGPASSVATAFEFAKAKLTGKKPNLGENRKVTVKM